Proteins encoded together in one Cydia pomonella isolate Wapato2018A chromosome 10, ilCydPomo1, whole genome shotgun sequence window:
- the LOC133521773 gene encoding uncharacterized protein LOC133521773 produces the protein MLETLLVTHSRSNTNSTYPQHDAKKSYTHNAHTAPKVHCNIVTEKSVDKSHSKQTPNKKLCFMCNGKHPLYSCQAFIDLTLQDKLKLVRDKSLCENCLRTGHASSECRYGPCRKCNKKHNSIIHEDEKEGASDKRSVALLATDNASRSPSSSSSITDNNIAHAQHVLQVSNAHIDEDVYARLSSRRPVMLATALVEIPDNYGNYHKTRVILDNGSEGCLITEALCDKLNPQSLQSTEELNGIMNLATHSSRVCEIEINSLVTNFKARLQCRVLPQLTSSLPTFPSKRNQFRIPDNVRLADPNFYESQPVELLIGADLFWELLEGQVEITRLTNGAFLVNTKLGWIVSGPVSSNTRNTKPINCNFTQSLDMPSLDNQLRRFWEIEEVQANNKSHDSRSEEEIACEDHFVKTTTRLEDGRFCVQLPLKEPPESLGDSFAQAKRRFMSLEKRLSRDPTYKGMYSDFIKEYLALGHMKRVYTYGTPNYFLAHHGIYREHAQKTRLRVVYDASAPTTSGKSLNDIQRVGAPIQGDLIAILLRFRENRFVACADIEKHYRQVLIDESQRDLQLILWRDNPCDDLDIYQLSTVTYGTAAAAFLSCRCLKQLALECNDPEVARTIRDDFYVDDLISGSSTIPELLRKSDELFYHTRHESNPKPVTKRIILSTASQVFDPLGLLSPMIIIAKCLLQRLFLLKVDWDAAVPDDVTQAWHRFVNNLAILPSIRIPQIHEITKEHSWHHVSGKCNPADLVSRGVQLDALRTSSLWWTGPDFLHDINYNAQSVDPSLLLDESQIPERKTNPMTSLVCNDNNNNLFTFDRFSQFNRMQRAAAYVLRFIHNARNKDARRTGALTVDELRESEILLSRLSQLESLSDVHNVLTKNKCIAKGFLAKLNLFIDNNKVIRVGGRLTNSSRFDYDKKHPILLSSKHHFTVLLFRYEHKRLLHAGPQHILFSLREAWWPVSGRNLARKVVHSCVVCVRFKGKTLTPIMGNLPSERLEPGFAFVNCAVDYGGPFYILNRKGRGATTVKAYLCIFICFATRAVHLELVTDLSSDAYLLALKRFISRRGKPSKIYSDNGRNFVGLMNDFAKFLKSCSGEIKEYANSHKIEFIMTPPYASHFAGLVEAGVKSCKHHLRRVIGDVKLTYEQFSTILTQCEAILNSRPLSPLSSDPQDYTPLTPAHFLVGRPLTAPACADLNDAPVHRLTRYQRVEQMRQHFWARWSKEFISELQVRTKWTRNMDDLKVDTLVLIKEDHAPPLKWSLGRITKTFPGKDGVSRVADIRTSRGTVRRAFSKICPLPTHDD, from the exons ATGTTAGAAACCTTATTGGTTACGCACAGCCGGTCTAACACTAATAGCACTTATCCGCAGCATGATGCTAAAAAATCATACACTCATAACGCGCACACGGCTCCAAAGGTTCACTGCAATATCGTTACCGAAAAGTCCGTCGACAAATCTCACTCCAAACAAACACcaaacaaaaaattatgttttatgtgCAACGGTAAACATCCTTTGTACTCGTGTCAAGCATTCATTGATTTAACTTTGCAAGATAAATTAAAGTTAGTTCGCGATAAAAGTTTGTGTGAGAATTGTTTACGAACAGGACATGCATCCAGTGAATGTCGATATGGCCCGTGTAgaaagtgtaacaaaaaacacaaTTCCATAATTCACGAGGACGAGAAGGAAGGTGCCAGTGACAAGCGCTCCGTAGCATTGCTGGCAACAGACAACGCATCAAGGTCgccctcctcctcctcctcgaTCACTGATAATAATATCGCACACGCACAACACGTATTGCAGGTATCGAACGCACACATAGACGAAGACGTATACGCGCGATTGTCTTCGAGGCGACCTGTAATGTTAGCAACTGCCCTAGTCGAAATTCCAGATAATTACGGTAATTATCATAAAACGCGAGTGATTCTCGACAATGGGAGCGAAGGTTGTCTAATTACCGAAGCGTTGTGTGACAAATTAAATCCGCAATCGTTACAGTCCACTGAAGAATTAAACGGTATCATGAATTTAGCTACACATAGTTCGCGAGTATGTGAAATCGAAATAAATTCACTTGTTACCAATTTCAAGGCGCGATTACAATGTAGGGTTTTACCGCAATTAACCTCATCATTGCCTACGTTTCCGAGCAAACGTAATCAATTCCGCATTCCAGATAACGTACGTCTGGCAGATCCTAACTTTTATGAAAGTCAACCCGTTGAGTTACTTATAGGAGCTGACCTATTTTGGGAGCTCCTCGAAGGTCAAGTTGAGATAACGCGCTTAACAAACGGGGCATTTTTAGTAAACACTAAGTTAGGATGGATTGTTTCCGGACCTGTTTCCTCTAATACGCGCAACACGAAGCCTATCAATTGTAATTTTACGCAATCTCTTGACATGCCATCATTAGATAATCAATTACGTAGGTTTTGGGAAATAGAGGAGGTGCAGGCAAACAACAAATCGCACGATTCGCGCAGCGAAGAGGAAATTGCATGCGAAGACCATTTTGTCAAAACGACCACCCGTCTCGAGGATGGTAGGTTTTGCGTGCAACTTCCTCTCAAAGAACCTCCCGAATCTCTCGGTGACTCATTCGCGCAAGCAAAAAGACGCTTTATGTCGTTAGAAAAACGTCTCAGTCGCGATCCTACATATAAAGGCATGTACAGCGACTTTATAAAAGAGTATCTCGCGTTAGGTCATATGAAACGAGTATATACCTACGGAACCCCTAACTACTTTCTGGCCCACCATGGAATTTATCGTGAACATGCACAAAAAACACGTCTTAGAGTCGTTTACGACGCTAGCGCCCCCACGACCAGTGGCAAGTCGCTGAACGACATACAACGCGTAGGTGCACCTATTCAAGGCGATTTGATTGCCATATTGCTGAGATTCCGCGAAAATAGGTTTGTTGCATGCGCCGACATAGAAAAACATTATAGACAAGTTTTAATTGACGAATCTCAACGCGACTTACAACTTATTTTATGGCGCGATAATCCATGCGACGACCTTGACATATATCAGCTGAGTACCGTTACATACGGCACGGCGGCCGCTGCCTTCCTCAGTTGCAGGTGTCTCAAACAGTTGGCGCTAGAATGTAATGACCCCGAAGTAGCTAGAACGATTAGAGACGATTTTTACGTAGACGATTTGATCTCTGGATCGTCTACAATTCCCGAATTGCTACGA AAAAGTGACGAATTGTTCTATCATACGCGACACGAGTCAAATCCTAAACCTGTCACAAAACGCATAATATTATCCACGGCATCACAGGTTTTTGATCCGCTCGGATTATTAAGTCCGATGATAATTATCGCTAAATGTTTATTACAACGGTTGTTTTTATTAAAGGTGGATTGGGACGCAGCGGTTCCCGATGACGTCACGCAAGCCTGGCACCGCTTTGTAAACAATCTAGCTATTTTACCTAGCATTCGCATACCAC AAATCCACGAAATAACGAAAGAACATTCGTGGCATCACGTTAGCGGCAAGTGCAACCCGGCCGATTTGGTTTCTAGGGGAGTACAGTTGGACGCACTTCGCACCTCCAGTCTCTGGTGGACCGGTCCCGACTTCCTTCATGACATTAATTATAATGCTCAGAGTGTCGATCCGTCATTGTTGCTAGACGAGTCCCAGATACCCGAACGTAAAACTAATCCTATGACTAGTCTGGTATGCAACGACAATAACAATAACCTATTTACATTCGACAGGTTTTCTCAGTTCAACCGTATGCAACGCGCGGCCGCATATGTGCTTCGCTTCATTCATAACGCGCGCAATAAAGATGCACGTCGAACCGGTGCGCTCACTGTAGATGAACTGAGGGAATCTGAAATATTACTCTCGCGCTTATCGCAATTGGAGTCATTATCGGATGTTCACAATGTATTGACAAAGAACAAATGTATCGCAAAGGGTTTCTTAGCCAAATTAAATTTGTTCATTGACAATAACAAGGTAATTAGAGTCGGAGGACGGCTTACAAATTCTTCTAGGTTTGATTACGATAAGAAACACCCGATATTACTTTCTAGTAAGCACCATTTTACTGTTTTATTGTTCCGATATGAACACAAAAGATTATTGCACGCAGGACCGCAGCATATATTGTTCTCGCTTCGCGAGGCCTGGTGGCCTGTAAGCGGTAGGAATTTAGCTAGGAAAGTGGTACACAGCTGTGTTGTTTGCGTTCGTTTTAAGGGTAAAACGCTAACTCCTATTATGGGTAATTTACCTTCAGAGCGATTAGAACCCGGGTTCGCGTTTGTCAATTGCGCTGTGGACTACGGGGGTCCATTCTACATTTTAAACCGCAAAGGTCGGGGAGCCACAACTGTTAAGgcgtatttatgtatatttatatgcttTGCTACACGCGCAGTTCATTTAGAGTTGGTTACCGATCTCTCTTCAGATGCTTACCTactggcgttgaaaaggttcaTTTCGCGTCGTGGTAAACcttcaaaaatatattcagaTAACGGACGGAACTTTGTAGGTCTTATGAATGATTTTGCAAAGTTTTTAAAATCATGTTCAGGCGAAATAAAAGAATACGCGAATTCtcataaaattgaatttattatgACACCACCTTATGCTAGTCATTTTGCCGGTCTGGTTGAGGCTGGTGTTAAGAGTTGCAAGCATCACTTGCGACGCGTGATAGGTGATGTTAAGCTAACTTACGAACAGTTTAGCACGATTTTGACTCAATGCGAAGCTATCCTGAATTCCAGGCCTTTGAGTCCTTTGTCCTCAGACCCGCAAGACTACACCCCTTTAACCCCTGCTCACTTCCTCGTTGGACGTCCGCTGACAGCTCCTGCGTGCGCTGACCTCAACGATGCTCCCGTACACCGTCTGACACGATACCAGCGAGTGGAGCAAATGCGACAACATTTCTGGGCCAGGTGGTCGAAGGAGTTCATATCCGAGCTGCAGGTCAGAACAAAGTGGACGAGGAATATGGACGACCTCAAGGTGGACACTCTCGTCTTGATCAAGGAGGACCATGCTCCGCCCCTCAAATGGAGCTTAGGGCGAATCACCAAGACTTTCCCGGGTAAAGACGGCGTCTCCCGAGTGGCCGATATCCGCACATCCCGCGGCACTGTACGTCGAGCCTTTTCGAAGATCTGCCCGCTACCTACGCATGATGACTAA